In the Solibacillus sp. FSL K6-1523 genome, one interval contains:
- the clpP gene encoding ATP-dependent Clp endopeptidase proteolytic subunit ClpP, whose amino-acid sequence MNLIPTVIEQTNRGERAYDIYSRLLKDRIILLGSAIDDNVANSIVAQLLFLEAEDPDKDIHLYINSPGGSITSGMAIYDTMNFIKPDVSTICIGMAASMGAFLLSAGAKGKRIALPNSEVMIHQPLGGAQGQATEIEIAAKRILFLREKLNRIMAENSGQDYETLARDTDRDNFMTAEQAKEYGLIDKIYNRNDLKK is encoded by the coding sequence ATGAATTTAATTCCTACAGTTATTGAACAAACAAACCGCGGTGAGCGTGCTTATGATATTTATTCACGTTTACTGAAGGACCGTATTATTTTACTAGGAAGTGCGATTGATGACAACGTAGCAAACTCAATCGTTGCACAACTTTTATTCCTAGAAGCAGAAGATCCAGATAAGGATATTCACCTTTACATTAACTCTCCAGGTGGCTCAATTACTTCAGGTATGGCCATCTATGACACAATGAACTTCATCAAGCCAGACGTTTCAACAATTTGTATCGGTATGGCTGCTTCAATGGGTGCTTTCCTATTATCTGCGGGCGCAAAAGGTAAACGTATTGCATTACCTAACTCAGAAGTAATGATTCACCAACCTTTAGGCGGCGCACAAGGTCAAGCAACTGAAATTGAAATTGCTGCAAAACGTATTTTATTCCTACGTGAAAAATTAAACCGCATCATGGCTGAAAATTCTGGTCAAGATTACGAAACACTTGCTCGCGATACAGATCGTGATAACTTCATGACTGCCGAACAAGCAAAAGAGTACGGTTTAATTGATAAAATTTACAATCGCAACGATTTGAAGAAGTAA
- a CDS encoding tetratricopeptide repeat protein: MENKRLQATANNLVSFVPNGDYYYGKALKAIDRDEMDKAYKYIKRAADLSPDDAHVLLQYGILEMELQNFDHAYELIHTAYSLEPNEAEIIFMLAEISGCLGLIHEAKKYAAQYLEMEPDGLYNEDAMEILDFVDYVADVEQDIDEHDAAKMIAQEKARRLMEKGDFQQAIEALEQVIEEYPQLWTAYNNLALAYFYIGEAEQAQALLHEVLRENHGNLHALCNLTVFAYYEKNEAELEKLIALLKKIQPYDWENRYKLGATLALIGQYEEAFKWLRSMAKKGYEGDTGFYFWLAQSAYFSGQEKFAQDTWQILLELDPTKEGLEPWADVEGAKYQDTAENNREFLIRQLSNENESGRLLGLFLLKRSAHKQEIVAHPTMLNVTSFTELEKLSLAYALEYEFNEKVNAEKSFLRLMKVAEEIVNANKSISIEVVQILSTWFALGEIAFNEGYDFKNTSALAAAVEYSYYDSLDKNVTKKAIAEKYSITSATLTKYNDILYDFIPTNSK; encoded by the coding sequence TTGGAAAATAAACGTTTACAAGCAACGGCAAATAATCTTGTATCATTTGTACCGAATGGTGATTATTATTACGGAAAAGCTTTAAAGGCAATTGACCGTGATGAGATGGATAAAGCGTATAAATACATTAAACGCGCGGCAGATTTAAGCCCAGATGATGCGCATGTATTACTACAGTACGGTATTTTGGAAATGGAATTACAAAATTTTGATCATGCATACGAATTAATTCATACAGCGTATAGTTTAGAGCCAAATGAAGCGGAAATTATTTTTATGTTGGCAGAAATTTCTGGGTGCCTTGGCTTAATTCATGAAGCAAAAAAATACGCTGCACAGTATTTAGAAATGGAACCAGATGGCTTATACAATGAAGATGCCATGGAAATATTGGATTTTGTAGACTATGTTGCAGATGTAGAACAAGATATTGATGAGCATGATGCAGCTAAAATGATTGCACAGGAAAAAGCGAGACGTTTAATGGAGAAGGGCGATTTCCAACAAGCGATTGAAGCACTTGAACAAGTAATTGAAGAATATCCGCAACTTTGGACTGCTTATAATAATTTGGCGCTGGCGTATTTTTATATCGGGGAAGCAGAGCAAGCACAGGCATTATTGCATGAAGTTTTGAGAGAGAATCACGGTAACCTTCACGCACTTTGTAATTTAACCGTCTTTGCTTACTATGAAAAAAATGAAGCAGAGTTAGAAAAATTAATCGCGCTGTTAAAAAAAATACAACCATACGACTGGGAAAATCGTTACAAGCTTGGTGCAACATTGGCGCTAATTGGCCAGTATGAGGAAGCTTTTAAATGGTTGCGTTCGATGGCTAAAAAAGGTTATGAAGGCGATACTGGTTTTTATTTTTGGCTCGCACAGTCGGCTTACTTTTCGGGGCAGGAGAAATTTGCGCAAGATACATGGCAAATTCTTTTGGAACTAGATCCTACAAAAGAAGGATTAGAACCGTGGGCAGATGTTGAAGGAGCAAAATATCAAGATACTGCAGAAAATAATAGAGAGTTCCTAATTCGCCAATTATCAAATGAAAATGAATCAGGTCGTTTACTTGGCTTGTTTTTATTGAAAAGGTCAGCGCATAAGCAAGAAATTGTCGCCCACCCAACGATGTTGAATGTGACGAGTTTTACAGAATTAGAAAAACTGTCATTAGCGTACGCATTGGAATATGAATTCAATGAAAAAGTGAATGCTGAGAAGTCTTTCCTTCGATTGATGAAAGTGGCGGAAGAAATTGTGAATGCGAACAAATCAATTTCGATTGAAGTCGTACAAATTTTAAGTACTTGGTTTGCCCTTGGCGAAATCGCTTTTAACGAAGGATATGATTTTAAAAATACATCCGCATTAGCAGCTGCGGTCGAGTATTCTTACTATGATTCATTGGATAAAAATGTGACGAAAAAGGCAATCGCTGAAAAATATAGTATTACTTCAGCGACACTCACAAAATATAATGATATTCTTTACGATTTTATTCCTACAAATAGTAAATAA
- the hisB gene encoding imidazoleglycerol-phosphate dehydratase HisB → MTRFAKIERNTNETKIEVELNLDGTGQVEIKTGIGFMDHMLDLFFKHGLFDGKIIANGDTWIDDHHTAEDIGIVLGQVFREALGDKKGIKRYGTFFVPMDDALAQVVVDCSNRPHLEYRIEPTLNAKVGTFDTELVHEFLWKFALEARINLHVIVPYGQNTHHIIEAIFKALARALDEAVQIDPRVKGVPSTKGLLT, encoded by the coding sequence ATGACACGTTTTGCTAAAATTGAGCGTAATACAAATGAAACGAAAATCGAGGTAGAACTAAATTTAGATGGTACAGGTCAAGTAGAAATTAAAACAGGCATTGGCTTTATGGATCATATGCTCGATTTATTTTTTAAACACGGTCTATTTGACGGGAAAATTATTGCAAATGGGGATACATGGATTGATGACCACCATACAGCAGAAGATATTGGCATCGTGCTTGGGCAAGTTTTCCGTGAAGCATTAGGGGATAAAAAAGGCATTAAGCGCTATGGCACGTTCTTTGTACCGATGGATGATGCACTAGCACAAGTTGTTGTTGATTGCTCAAACCGTCCACATTTAGAATATCGCATTGAACCAACATTAAATGCGAAGGTCGGCACATTTGATACGGAACTTGTCCATGAGTTTTTATGGAAGTTTGCACTGGAAGCCCGTATTAATTTACATGTCATTGTACCTTATGGACAGAATACGCATCATATTATTGAGGCGATTTTTAAAGCATTAGCACGTGCACTTGATGAGGCGGTTCAAATCGATCCACGCGTTAAAGGAGTGCCTTCAACAAAGGGGCTGTTAACGTGA
- the hisF gene encoding imidazole glycerol phosphate synthase subunit HisF yields MLTKRIIPCLDVKDGRVVKGIQFEGLRDAGDPVELAKFYDEQGADELVFLDISASHEGRKTMVDVVRETAATLAIPFTVGGGIRTLDDMKKILRAGADKVSVNTSALERPQLIKEGADYFGAQCIVCAIDARYSEEDGTWMVYTHGGRNKTTWQAVEWAQEAVRLGAGEILLTSMNQDGEKAGFDLALTKAIRDAVTVPVIASGGAGNAEHFREVLQDVDADAALAASIFHYKETSVAEVKRYLKEKGVPVR; encoded by the coding sequence ATGCTAACGAAACGAATTATTCCGTGCTTAGATGTGAAAGACGGACGTGTTGTAAAAGGAATACAATTTGAAGGACTTCGCGATGCAGGGGATCCTGTTGAACTAGCGAAGTTTTATGATGAGCAAGGTGCCGATGAGCTCGTATTTTTAGATATTTCAGCATCTCATGAAGGGCGTAAAACGATGGTCGATGTTGTGCGCGAAACTGCGGCGACTTTGGCGATTCCATTTACAGTTGGCGGCGGTATTCGCACGCTCGATGATATGAAGAAAATTTTGCGCGCTGGTGCAGATAAAGTATCGGTCAACACTTCAGCATTAGAACGACCACAGTTAATTAAAGAAGGCGCGGATTATTTCGGTGCACAATGTATCGTTTGTGCCATTGATGCACGTTATTCAGAAGAAGATGGCACATGGATGGTGTATACGCATGGTGGACGCAATAAAACAACATGGCAAGCTGTAGAGTGGGCGCAAGAAGCGGTTCGTCTTGGTGCGGGTGAAATTTTATTGACGTCGATGAATCAAGACGGTGAAAAAGCAGGCTTTGATTTAGCGTTAACAAAAGCAATTCGTGACGCGGTTACGGTGCCAGTCATTGCAAGTGGTGGTGCGGGCAATGCCGAGCACTTTAGAGAAGTACTGCAAGATGTGGATGCAGATGCAGCTTTAGCGGCAAGTATTTTCCACTACAAAGAAACAAGTGTAGCGGAAGTGAAGCGTTATTTAAAAGAAAAAGGAGTTCCTGTCCGATGA
- the trxB gene encoding thioredoxin-disulfide reductase — protein MTEEKIYDVVIIGAGPAGMTAAVYTSRANLSTLMIERGIPGGQMANTEEIENYPGFEMTLGPELSTKMFEHAKKFGAEYAYGDVSEIIDGEEYKTIISGKKQYKTRTIIVSTGAEYKKLGIPGETELGGRGVSYCAVCDGAFFKQKNLIVIGGGDSAVEEGIFLTRFADKVTIVHRRDKLRAQKIIQDRAFANEKIDFIWNTTVKEIHEVDGKVGKVTLVSTVDGEEKEAVTDGVFVYVGMLPLTAPFEPLNVLNELGYIVTNDQMETTVPGIYAAGDVREKTLRQIVTATGDGSIAAQSAQHYIEELKEKFNF, from the coding sequence ATGACAGAAGAGAAAATTTATGATGTAGTCATTATTGGTGCAGGTCCAGCAGGGATGACTGCCGCTGTGTATACATCTCGCGCAAACCTTTCAACATTAATGATTGAACGTGGTATTCCAGGTGGGCAAATGGCCAATACAGAAGAAATAGAAAACTACCCAGGATTTGAAATGACTTTAGGTCCTGAGCTTTCTACAAAAATGTTCGAGCATGCGAAAAAATTCGGTGCTGAATATGCATATGGAGACGTTTCAGAAATTATTGATGGTGAAGAATATAAAACAATTATTTCAGGTAAAAAACAATATAAAACACGTACAATTATTGTTTCAACTGGTGCGGAATATAAAAAACTAGGTATTCCTGGTGAAACAGAGCTTGGTGGACGTGGTGTAAGTTATTGTGCTGTTTGTGATGGCGCATTTTTCAAACAGAAGAATTTAATCGTTATCGGTGGTGGCGATTCAGCGGTAGAAGAGGGTATTTTCTTAACGCGTTTTGCTGACAAAGTAACAATCGTTCACCGTCGTGATAAATTACGTGCACAAAAAATTATTCAAGACCGCGCATTTGCCAACGAAAAAATTGATTTCATTTGGAATACGACAGTGAAAGAAATTCATGAAGTTGACGGCAAAGTAGGAAAAGTAACGTTAGTATCAACAGTAGATGGCGAAGAAAAAGAAGCGGTAACAGATGGTGTATTCGTATATGTTGGAATGCTGCCATTAACAGCACCTTTTGAACCATTAAATGTATTAAATGAGTTAGGCTATATTGTAACAAATGATCAAATGGAAACAACTGTACCTGGTATTTATGCAGCAGGCGATGTGCGCGAAAAAACTTTACGTCAAATCGTAACAGCAACAGGCGACGGAAGTATTGCAGCACAATCAGCACAGCATTATATTGAAGAATTGAAAGAAAAGTTTAATTTTTAA
- the hisIE gene encoding bifunctional phosphoribosyl-AMP cyclohydrolase/phosphoribosyl-ATP diphosphatase HisIE, whose translation MNVKFDEQGLVPVVVQNAQSKEVLTVAYMNEQSLAKTIETGETWFYSRSRAELWHKGATSGNTQLVVSIKTDCDQDALVVEVIPAGPACHNGTMSCFTESIVEKPRSGSVGILPQLVEVIKQREIDMPEGAYTTYLFDKGIDKICKKVGEEATEVVIGAKNRDKEEVKWESADLLYHLLVLLQEQKVDLYEVLEVLQKRHEGKPQN comes from the coding sequence ATGAACGTAAAATTTGATGAACAAGGTTTAGTACCTGTCGTTGTCCAAAATGCACAATCAAAAGAAGTATTAACAGTAGCTTATATGAATGAACAATCTTTAGCGAAGACGATTGAAACAGGCGAAACATGGTTTTATTCCCGTTCACGCGCGGAACTTTGGCATAAAGGAGCAACGAGCGGAAATACGCAGCTAGTTGTCTCTATTAAAACGGATTGTGACCAAGATGCACTTGTTGTAGAAGTAATTCCTGCTGGACCAGCATGTCACAACGGTACAATGTCTTGCTTCACAGAGAGCATCGTTGAAAAACCGCGCTCTGGCTCAGTCGGCATTTTACCACAGCTTGTAGAAGTCATTAAGCAACGCGAAATTGATATGCCAGAAGGTGCGTACACAACGTATTTATTTGATAAGGGTATCGATAAAATTTGCAAAAAGGTTGGGGAAGAGGCAACAGAAGTTGTGATTGGTGCCAAAAACCGCGATAAAGAGGAAGTGAAGTGGGAGTCCGCGGATCTTCTATATCACCTTTTAGTATTGCTTCAAGAACAAAAAGTAGACCTTTACGAAGTGTTAGAAGTTTTACAAAAGCGCCATGAAGGCAAACCGCAAAATTAA
- the rapZ gene encoding RNase adapter RapZ, which translates to MGNSSSYTHELVIITGMSGAGKTVAVQSFEDLGYYCVDNLPPELLTTFLALMKDSAKKMTRIAVVMDLRGREFFESLIESLDTLLEEEEISPRILFLDADDATLVRRYKETRRAHPLGPQGLLLEGIQLERQLLSEVKGRAKTVVNTSKLKPRELRERITTEFSNMSSPTFSINVMSFGFKHGIPIDADLVFDVRFLKNPYYIEELRHKTGLQTEVSSYVLATEETQELIMKLTDLFSFMIPQYRDEGKSQLVIAFGCTGGQHRSVTLAEYFGKLIGNNHHAVISHRDINHRKD; encoded by the coding sequence GTGGGTAATAGTTCAAGCTATACACATGAGCTAGTTATTATTACAGGGATGTCCGGAGCAGGTAAAACAGTAGCTGTACAAAGCTTTGAGGATTTAGGATATTACTGCGTTGATAATTTACCACCAGAATTATTAACGACTTTTTTAGCCTTAATGAAAGATTCTGCAAAGAAAATGACACGCATTGCGGTTGTGATGGATTTACGTGGACGTGAATTTTTTGAATCACTTATTGAATCCCTCGACACTTTATTAGAAGAAGAGGAGATTTCACCGCGCATTTTATTTTTAGATGCAGATGATGCAACACTCGTCCGTCGCTACAAAGAAACGCGTCGAGCACATCCGCTTGGACCACAAGGATTATTACTTGAAGGAATTCAACTTGAACGTCAGCTACTTTCAGAAGTAAAAGGACGTGCCAAAACAGTTGTAAATACTTCGAAATTGAAACCACGTGAATTACGAGAGCGCATTACGACAGAGTTTTCGAATATGAGTAGCCCGACATTTTCAATTAATGTCATGTCATTTGGCTTTAAGCATGGCATTCCGATTGATGCAGATTTAGTTTTTGATGTCCGATTTTTAAAAAATCCATATTATATAGAAGAGCTTCGTCACAAAACAGGGTTACAAACAGAAGTTTCCTCCTACGTATTAGCAACGGAAGAAACACAGGAACTCATTATGAAGCTAACAGATTTATTTTCATTTATGATTCCACAATACCGGGATGAAGGGAAATCACAGTTAGTCATTGCATTTGGCTGTACAGGTGGTCAACATCGCTCTGTGACTCTAGCGGAATATTTCGGCAAACTTATTGGAAACAATCATCACGCCGTTATTTCGCATCGAGATATCAATCATAGAAAGGATTGA
- the whiA gene encoding DNA-binding protein WhiA: MSFASEMKKELTQIEADDNSLKAEVSALIRMNGSLSFANRQLSLDVQTENAAIARRLYTIVKKLYPYTVELLVRKKMRLKKNNVYICRIRDGARELLADLEILSDTFELNHTISDVFIEKNNQRRAYLRGAFLAGGSVNNPETSSYHLEVYSLYMEHAEALADLMNCYDLNAKTIERKKGFVTYLKEAEKISDFLNLVGAHQAMLKFEDVRIVRDMRNSVNRIVNCETANLNKTIGAALRQVENIRYIDQAIGLDQLPDKLREIARLRVEYQDVTLKELGEMVSAGVVSKSGVNHRLRKIDEIAEAIRRGEHVIK; encoded by the coding sequence ATGTCGTTTGCATCAGAAATGAAAAAAGAACTCACACAAATTGAAGCGGATGACAACAGTTTAAAGGCAGAAGTGTCTGCTCTTATTCGCATGAATGGTTCATTAAGCTTTGCCAATCGCCAGCTCAGTTTAGATGTACAAACGGAGAACGCCGCGATTGCGAGAAGGCTTTATACCATCGTGAAGAAACTGTACCCATATACCGTAGAATTACTTGTTCGAAAAAAGATGCGTTTGAAAAAGAACAATGTTTATATTTGCCGTATTCGTGATGGCGCTCGTGAACTATTAGCAGATTTAGAAATACTATCCGATACATTTGAACTGAATCATACAATATCCGATGTATTTATTGAGAAAAATAATCAACGCCGTGCTTATTTACGAGGAGCATTTTTGGCGGGGGGATCGGTCAATAATCCAGAAACATCTTCCTATCATTTAGAAGTATATTCTTTATATATGGAGCATGCAGAAGCATTAGCCGACCTGATGAACTGTTATGATTTGAATGCGAAAACGATTGAACGAAAAAAAGGCTTCGTAACCTATTTAAAAGAAGCAGAAAAAATATCTGATTTCTTAAATTTAGTAGGGGCACACCAAGCGATGTTAAAGTTTGAGGATGTTCGCATCGTTCGAGATATGCGCAATAGTGTCAATCGCATCGTTAATTGCGAAACAGCGAATTTAAACAAAACAATTGGTGCCGCATTAAGACAAGTAGAAAATATCCGCTATATTGATCAAGCGATTGGTTTAGATCAGCTACCAGATAAACTACGTGAGATTGCAAGATTGCGTGTGGAATATCAAGATGTTACTTTAAAAGAACTTGGTGAAATGGTATCTGCTGGCGTGGTAAGTAAATCAGGTGTCAATCACCGTTTACGAAAAATTGATGAAATCGCCGAAGCAATACGTCGCGGTGAGCATGTAATCAAATAA
- the hisH gene encoding imidazole glycerol phosphate synthase subunit HisH yields MKIGVIDYGMGNLFSVEQALKRLNAEVIVTSDKAQLDQADALVLPGVGAFPDAMKRLQETDLINYIKKTKKPLLGICLGMQLLFEGSEEVMPTSGLGIFKGRIERFKGVSRIPHMGWNDLTLQQTPSWLQNKSLPKDQFVYFVHSFYATNMAQQQLVAAAQYEGVSVPGIVAKDNFTGMQFHPEKSGQFGVFLLREWANGVEETVC; encoded by the coding sequence GTGAAAATTGGTGTAATCGATTATGGCATGGGCAATTTATTTAGTGTCGAACAAGCATTGAAACGTTTAAATGCAGAAGTCATTGTGACGAGTGATAAAGCGCAGCTTGATCAGGCAGATGCCCTTGTATTACCAGGTGTTGGTGCTTTTCCGGATGCGATGAAAAGATTACAGGAAACAGATTTAATTAACTATATTAAGAAAACAAAAAAGCCGCTATTGGGTATTTGTCTTGGGATGCAGCTCCTATTTGAGGGAAGTGAAGAAGTGATGCCAACAAGCGGCTTAGGCATTTTTAAAGGACGTATTGAGCGCTTTAAAGGGGTATCGCGTATTCCTCATATGGGGTGGAATGATTTAACGCTTCAACAAACACCAAGCTGGCTACAAAATAAATCATTACCAAAAGATCAATTCGTCTATTTTGTGCATTCCTTTTATGCAACGAATATGGCGCAGCAGCAATTAGTTGCAGCCGCACAATATGAAGGGGTAAGCGTGCCAGGAATTGTTGCCAAAGATAATTTTACAGGCATGCAGTTTCACCCAGAAAAATCAGGACAGTTCGGTGTTTTTTTATTACGTGAATGGGCGAATGGAGTGGAGGAAACCGTATGCTAA
- a CDS encoding gluconeogenesis factor YvcK family protein, whose product MKKKKTRIVVIGGGTGLSTILRGLKQHPFDITAIVTVADDGGSSGRLRDDYDIPPPGDVRNVIAALSDIEPLVEQMFQYRFSQSTDLEGHSLGNLMLTALTDITGDFNHAIAEMSKVLNVHGKVVPAANKKVTLHAELQDGTKIIGESKIPSGHAPIKRVYLEPGNVKPLPAAIHAIERAQFILIGPGSLYTSIIPNLLVKGIGEAVVRAKGQKIYIANLMTQLGETIHYTASQHIEAIHAHVGQPFIEALLINEKKLPPSIYENYREENAEPVQFDVDKLEEMGIKVIQKEIAIIQNGVVRHDAKNLADWLCEYACQNKE is encoded by the coding sequence ATGAAAAAAAAGAAGACACGTATTGTAGTTATTGGTGGCGGTACAGGGCTATCAACTATTTTACGCGGCTTAAAACAGCACCCATTTGATATTACGGCGATTGTAACCGTAGCTGATGATGGGGGCTCATCAGGACGATTACGCGATGATTACGACATTCCACCACCAGGAGATGTTCGGAATGTCATTGCGGCACTATCGGATATAGAGCCCTTGGTGGAGCAAATGTTTCAATACCGATTCTCTCAATCGACGGATTTAGAGGGGCATTCATTAGGAAATTTAATGCTGACTGCTTTAACGGATATTACCGGTGATTTTAATCATGCCATTGCTGAGATGAGTAAGGTGTTAAATGTCCATGGCAAGGTCGTACCCGCCGCCAACAAAAAAGTAACACTCCATGCGGAATTACAAGATGGTACGAAAATCATTGGGGAATCTAAAATCCCATCTGGTCATGCACCCATAAAGCGTGTGTATTTAGAGCCGGGCAATGTGAAGCCATTGCCCGCTGCGATTCATGCCATTGAGCGCGCGCAATTTATTTTAATTGGTCCTGGAAGTCTTTATACGAGCATTATCCCTAATTTACTTGTAAAAGGAATTGGGGAGGCTGTTGTGCGCGCAAAAGGACAAAAAATTTACATTGCCAACTTAATGACGCAGCTTGGGGAAACGATTCATTACACAGCATCACAACATATCGAAGCGATTCATGCGCATGTGGGGCAACCGTTTATCGAGGCTTTGCTCATTAATGAAAAGAAATTACCTCCATCAATTTATGAAAATTATCGTGAAGAAAATGCAGAACCCGTGCAATTTGATGTCGATAAATTAGAGGAAATGGGCATTAAGGTAATTCAAAAAGAGATTGCTATTATTCAAAATGGTGTCGTCCGGCATGATGCAAAAAATTTAGCCGATTGGTTATGTGAATATGCTTGTCAAAATAAAGAGTAA
- a CDS encoding HPr family phosphocarrier protein, producing MVEKQVEVKLKSGLQARQAALFVQEANRYKADVFLQKDHKKVNAKSIMGIMSLAVAKGTVVTLVAEGHDEEKAIDSLQALIEKED from the coding sequence ATGGTAGAAAAGCAAGTTGAAGTAAAATTAAAATCTGGCTTACAAGCTAGGCAAGCAGCATTATTCGTACAAGAGGCAAACCGATATAAAGCAGATGTCTTTTTGCAAAAGGACCATAAAAAGGTCAATGCCAAATCAATTATGGGCATTATGAGCTTAGCTGTTGCAAAAGGAACAGTTGTCACATTAGTAGCAGAAGGCCATGATGAAGAAAAGGCAATCGATTCATTGCAAGCATTAATTGAAAAAGAAGATTAA
- a CDS encoding 8-oxo-dGTP diphosphatase has product MQRITNLLAIKDGKVLLLQKPRRGWFVAPGGKMEQGESIYESAVREFQEETNLTPNYVHLKGTYTMVIKDGDNVVDEWMLYTFVATDVEGTPFEETREGKLGWHSIESLKTLPMAAGDRTNLLFAALKDGMQYGTFEYTEDFELISEKIQNSMEQ; this is encoded by the coding sequence ATGCAACGTATTACAAACTTATTGGCAATTAAAGATGGCAAAGTATTATTACTACAAAAACCAAGACGAGGATGGTTTGTTGCGCCAGGTGGGAAAATGGAGCAAGGTGAATCCATTTATGAATCAGCAGTACGTGAATTCCAAGAAGAAACGAACTTAACACCAAACTATGTTCATTTAAAAGGCACATATACAATGGTTATAAAAGATGGTGACAACGTAGTCGATGAATGGATGCTTTATACATTTGTTGCGACAGATGTGGAAGGAACGCCATTTGAGGAAACGAGAGAAGGGAAGCTCGGCTGGCATTCAATTGAAAGTTTGAAAACACTACCAATGGCAGCAGGAGATCGAACGAATTTGTTATTCGCGGCATTAAAGGATGGTATGCAATATGGTACATTTGAATATACTGAGGATTTTGAGTTAATTAGCGAAAAAATCCAAAATTCAATGGAACAATAA